A genomic region of Gemmata massiliana contains the following coding sequences:
- a CDS encoding phage portal protein, with amino-acid sequence MSLAEDADPSSGEAALAYHAWYRAISLIAQKVAAVPKHLYRRTESDAGEGKERARDHAVYRLVHERANAEQTAFQFWLQMAGHVPSRGNAYAAIWRESGMITELIPMDPDRTYPCRRNGQLWYVVYPFESEGEGIRLRPEEVLHFKGFGFDGLVGYPVWAKAAQEIGLALGQRKLESSLNKNSGRPAMLLETDQAIDDKVKTRLRDDWERMHVGLDNAGRTAILDRGLKAKAVSLNAEQLGAAGAAQMSLTAIANFTGVPASKLGAGGRNYASQEQEDTAFVADGLDFYLNVLEDEASAKLLSAPERAQGYEVKANREALLRPAIKEKFETLRVATAGKPFMTQNEARKQLDLPPSDEDDADKLLIPLNMGQGGNRNSPNDNADPGPGRPEGSANARTPKPDPAVRAAAATALKTSAKKLVKRVAFHANRAAKDAGKFMAFLDGLRAQHAAIFRAELLAAEETATAANGNGKSLKGQGADWLFETIAAEYATVSNEATPKTLAASVAALVADQEVRLPKDLAHILLESPNEA; translated from the coding sequence GTGTCGCTCGCCGAGGACGCGGACCCGTCCTCGGGCGAGGCCGCGCTCGCGTACCACGCCTGGTACCGGGCCATCTCGCTCATCGCGCAGAAGGTCGCGGCCGTTCCCAAGCACCTGTACCGGCGCACCGAATCGGACGCGGGTGAGGGGAAGGAACGGGCGCGTGACCACGCGGTGTACCGCCTCGTTCACGAGCGCGCGAACGCCGAGCAGACCGCGTTCCAGTTCTGGCTGCAGATGGCCGGGCACGTTCCCTCGCGCGGCAATGCTTATGCGGCGATCTGGCGCGAGAGCGGGATGATTACGGAACTGATCCCGATGGACCCGGACCGCACGTACCCGTGTCGGCGGAACGGCCAGTTGTGGTACGTCGTCTACCCGTTCGAGAGCGAGGGCGAGGGCATCCGGTTGCGCCCCGAAGAGGTATTGCACTTCAAGGGGTTCGGGTTCGACGGCCTGGTCGGGTACCCGGTGTGGGCGAAGGCGGCTCAGGAAATCGGGCTCGCGCTCGGCCAGCGCAAACTGGAATCGTCGCTCAACAAGAACAGCGGGCGCCCGGCGATGCTGCTGGAGACCGATCAGGCGATCGACGACAAGGTGAAGACCCGGCTCCGGGACGATTGGGAGCGCATGCACGTCGGGCTGGACAACGCGGGCCGCACCGCGATCCTCGACCGGGGGCTCAAGGCGAAAGCGGTGTCGCTCAACGCGGAACAGCTCGGCGCCGCGGGCGCGGCGCAAATGTCGCTCACCGCAATCGCGAACTTCACCGGGGTGCCCGCCTCGAAGCTCGGCGCCGGCGGGCGCAACTACGCGAGCCAGGAGCAGGAAGATACCGCGTTCGTCGCGGACGGGCTCGACTTCTATTTGAACGTGCTCGAGGACGAAGCGAGCGCGAAGCTCCTGAGCGCCCCGGAACGCGCGCAGGGGTACGAGGTGAAGGCGAACCGCGAGGCGCTGCTCCGGCCCGCGATCAAAGAGAAGTTCGAGACGCTCCGGGTCGCGACCGCGGGCAAGCCGTTCATGACCCAGAACGAGGCCCGCAAGCAACTCGACCTCCCGCCGTCCGACGAGGACGACGCGGACAAACTGCTGATCCCGCTCAACATGGGCCAGGGCGGGAACCGTAACAGCCCCAACGACAACGCCGATCCCGGCCCGGGACGGCCCGAGGGGAGCGCGAACGCACGCACGCCGAAGCCGGACCCGGCGGTCCGGGCGGCGGCCGCAACCGCGCTCAAGACCAGCGCGAAGAAGCTCGTGAAGCGTGTGGCGTTCCACGCGAACCGGGCCGCGAAGGACGCGGGTAAGTTCATGGCGTTCCTCGACGGCCTGCGAGCGCAGCACGCGGCCATATTCCGGGCCGAACTGCTCGCAGCCGAGGAGACGGCCACGGCCGCGAACGGCAACGGGAAATCGCTCAAGGGCCAGGGCGCCGACTGGCTGTTCGAGACGATCGCGGCCGAGTACGCGACCGTGAGCAACGAAGCCACACCGAAAACCCTCGCGGCGTCCGTCGCGGCCCTGGTCGCGGACCAGGAAGTCCGTTTGCCGAAAGACCTCGCGCACATCCTCTTGGAGTCACCCAATGAAGCGTAG
- a CDS encoding P27 family phage terminase small subunit translates to MGRHRKPIEKHVLDGTYRADRHGTKPDDSGAVALPTKPADLKGPASQCWDRVVAVLAGIVRDRDAEQLAELCRWWARIQRVGEVLDKAKPGTLEYGRLMNAASTAAATFDRLAKRFGLTPADRAQLHVEATGPAKAKVATRPKTALDKAGPPKKGKK, encoded by the coding sequence ATGGGACGACACCGGAAGCCGATCGAGAAGCATGTGCTCGACGGGACGTATCGCGCCGATCGTCACGGGACGAAGCCCGACGACTCGGGAGCAGTCGCACTGCCCACGAAACCGGCCGATCTCAAGGGGCCGGCGAGTCAGTGTTGGGATCGGGTCGTTGCTGTCCTCGCGGGGATCGTTCGGGACCGGGACGCCGAGCAGCTCGCCGAGCTGTGCCGTTGGTGGGCGCGGATTCAGCGCGTCGGTGAGGTGCTCGATAAGGCCAAGCCGGGCACGCTCGAATACGGCCGGCTGATGAACGCGGCGAGCACGGCCGCGGCGACGTTCGACCGGTTGGCGAAGCGATTCGGGCTGACGCCCGCGGACCGGGCGCAGTTGCACGTCGAGGCGACCGGACCGGCGAAAGCGAAGGTCGCGACCCGGCCGAAGACGGCGCTCGACAAGGCCGGGCCGCCGAAGAAGGGAAAGAAGTGA
- a CDS encoding terminase TerL endonuclease subunit, whose amino-acid sequence MTIDRDTKNWIRTVADERAAKAGMRFDGERGEFVCGWIEENCCLYEGDRAGEPLELYPAQREFLMRLFSWVRWSDEWDQWIRRFTHAGLWAAKKNGKSPLAAAYNLYLLCGDNEPGQKVYMMAHDGTQAKIAQTHAINMVQMSPALDEDCKINMTSLQISHLPSKSVLQVVTGDNKRGADSKHGYNGSVTIDEMHVVNLQMMEAVGRAGISRKEPLQTSFSTAGTDPSSAGFGRCKRGREVNEGRVNDPHYLHVEYAAPQKATATEIDENLDEYGKLANPAWGTLIKPSEYRADWERSKSEPRKVAIFMQERLNIWVGSVSRWLDQRAWERGARRYTLADLAGRSCYLGFDAARKLDMNAAVFLFPWPEDGDECLRLWPVFWLPEQTARERAHLFPFETWAAEGHLNLTPGGTMDYSRVKADLRAAITGNQLDVTCLYYDEHYANELTQALHEGESLGTASVPGVVGDRKEVRQNIMTMTGLACEFERRLRAGSIQHPGNLVMDWQIGHCEVIRDRNNNIAPKKPDPNSAKNIDGVAAALDAMVGVIENPGTSAPTVTFI is encoded by the coding sequence ATGACGATCGACCGCGACACGAAGAACTGGATTCGCACGGTTGCCGACGAACGCGCGGCCAAGGCCGGGATGCGCTTCGACGGGGAGCGCGGCGAGTTCGTGTGCGGCTGGATTGAGGAGAACTGCTGTCTGTACGAGGGCGATCGGGCGGGCGAACCGCTCGAGCTGTACCCCGCGCAGCGCGAGTTCCTGATGCGGCTGTTCTCGTGGGTGCGCTGGTCCGACGAATGGGATCAGTGGATTCGGCGGTTCACGCACGCGGGGTTGTGGGCGGCGAAGAAGAACGGGAAGTCGCCCCTCGCCGCGGCGTACAACCTGTACCTCCTGTGCGGCGACAACGAGCCGGGCCAGAAGGTGTACATGATGGCCCACGACGGGACGCAGGCGAAGATCGCCCAGACGCACGCGATCAACATGGTGCAGATGTCGCCCGCGCTCGACGAGGACTGCAAGATCAACATGACGTCCCTCCAGATCTCGCACCTCCCGAGCAAGTCCGTGCTCCAGGTGGTGACCGGGGACAACAAGCGCGGGGCCGATTCCAAGCACGGGTACAACGGGTCGGTCACGATCGACGAAATGCACGTCGTCAATTTGCAGATGATGGAAGCGGTCGGGCGCGCCGGGATCTCCCGGAAGGAGCCGCTTCAGACGTCGTTCTCAACGGCCGGTACCGATCCCTCGTCGGCCGGGTTCGGCCGGTGCAAGCGCGGGCGCGAGGTCAACGAGGGCCGGGTCAACGACCCGCACTACTTGCACGTCGAGTACGCGGCCCCCCAGAAGGCGACCGCGACCGAGATCGACGAGAACCTCGACGAGTACGGGAAGCTCGCGAACCCGGCGTGGGGCACGCTCATTAAACCGAGCGAGTACCGGGCCGACTGGGAGCGCTCCAAGAGCGAGCCGCGCAAGGTCGCGATCTTCATGCAGGAGCGCCTCAACATCTGGGTCGGGTCCGTGTCCCGGTGGCTCGACCAACGCGCGTGGGAGCGCGGCGCCCGGCGGTACACGCTCGCGGACCTGGCCGGGCGCTCGTGCTACCTCGGGTTCGACGCGGCGCGCAAGCTGGACATGAACGCGGCCGTGTTCCTGTTCCCGTGGCCCGAGGACGGGGACGAGTGCCTGCGCCTCTGGCCCGTGTTCTGGCTCCCGGAGCAGACGGCCCGCGAGCGCGCGCACCTGTTCCCGTTCGAGACGTGGGCCGCCGAGGGGCACCTGAACCTGACCCCGGGCGGGACGATGGACTATTCCCGGGTGAAAGCGGACCTCCGGGCCGCGATCACCGGGAACCAGCTCGACGTGACGTGCCTCTATTACGACGAGCACTACGCGAACGAGCTGACGCAGGCGCTGCACGAGGGCGAATCCCTCGGCACGGCGTCCGTTCCCGGTGTCGTCGGGGACCGCAAAGAGGTGCGCCAGAACATCATGACAATGACCGGCCTGGCGTGCGAGTTCGAGCGCCGGTTGCGGGCCGGGAGCATTCAGCACCCCGGGAACCTCGTGATGGACTGGCAGATCGGGCACTGCGAGGTGATCCGGGACCGCAACAACAACATCGCGCCGAAGAAGCCGGACCCGAACTCGGCGAAGAACATCGACGGCGTGGCCGCGGCCCTCGACGCGATGGTCGGGGTGATCGAGAACCCGGGCACCAGTGCCCCGACCGTGACCTTCATTTGA
- a CDS encoding HNH endonuclease, with amino-acid sequence MPSRPKQYRPNPKPQPRPTSAARGTRHERGYTARWSKVSKLYLQQHPTCVLCAERGRIEAATCVDHIDGLGPLGPRGYDETNFRSLCTSCHNSRSARDRHAKNRGASP; translated from the coding sequence ATGCCAAGCCGACCCAAGCAGTACCGCCCCAACCCGAAGCCCCAGCCGCGCCCCACCAGTGCGGCCCGGGGCACTCGGCACGAACGTGGGTACACCGCTCGATGGTCAAAGGTGTCCAAGCTGTACTTGCAGCAACACCCGACGTGTGTGCTGTGCGCCGAGCGCGGGCGGATCGAGGCCGCAACGTGTGTGGACCACATCGACGGCCTCGGCCCGCTGGGACCGCGTGGTTACGACGAAACGAACTTCCGTTCGCTCTGCACGTCGTGCCACAACTCACGGTCCGCGCGTGACCGGCACGCCAAGAACCGAGGGGCGTCGCCCTGA
- a CDS encoding phage major capsid protein, with product MTLAELRAAREKAGADVTRLANEAQAADFVSTPEWEASWTAANDSYKTAVAAEQAEITRLERAESAARIAADATRLNAAGHARFRPDAGGPASTNPNRPAARPRNHGPLRAFKGADAVERAERAGMWAAATLYGSEEAQKWCAANGVEIRRGALDTGPSAVLNTFDNKGAGYFVPNELDYAVQELALVYGVFRQFAENVPMSSGTKDSPRWTGSMTAYWTVEGNKPGSTDPAWDLIALIAKELKAMNKMTRVLDEDSVIDLGDKVAMCLAEAFAYAEDAAGFNGDGTAAYGGIVGLVTKILASAAARAQAGVGRNTVATLTLDDFNAVVAKYPNYPSAQPRWFMHKAFWANAVQRLQLAAGGALPSDVARGGEMMLLGYPVTWVNVMAAAPTATQIGAIFGDLRLSSKLGNRRGRTVEVGFENDDFTKGLMTILGTQRVAINNHTVTDPRNTANTGPVVGLQLAA from the coding sequence ATGACCCTCGCCGAACTGCGCGCCGCTCGTGAAAAGGCCGGCGCCGACGTCACCCGCCTGGCGAACGAAGCGCAGGCCGCCGACTTCGTTTCCACGCCCGAGTGGGAAGCGAGTTGGACCGCGGCCAACGACTCGTACAAGACCGCGGTCGCGGCGGAACAGGCCGAAATCACCCGTCTGGAACGCGCCGAGTCCGCGGCCCGGATCGCGGCCGACGCGACCCGCTTGAACGCCGCGGGGCACGCCCGGTTCCGTCCCGACGCGGGCGGCCCGGCCTCAACCAACCCGAACCGCCCCGCCGCACGCCCCCGGAACCACGGCCCGCTGCGCGCGTTCAAGGGTGCCGATGCGGTGGAACGGGCCGAGCGCGCGGGGATGTGGGCCGCGGCCACGCTGTACGGGAGCGAAGAGGCGCAGAAGTGGTGCGCCGCGAACGGGGTCGAGATCCGGCGCGGGGCACTCGATACCGGCCCCTCGGCCGTGCTCAACACGTTCGACAACAAGGGCGCCGGGTACTTCGTCCCGAACGAACTGGACTACGCGGTGCAGGAGCTGGCGCTCGTGTACGGCGTGTTCCGCCAGTTCGCCGAGAACGTGCCCATGTCGAGCGGCACCAAGGACTCGCCCCGGTGGACCGGGAGCATGACCGCGTACTGGACCGTGGAGGGCAACAAGCCCGGCTCGACCGATCCGGCGTGGGACCTGATCGCGCTCATCGCCAAGGAACTCAAGGCGATGAACAAGATGACCCGGGTTCTCGACGAGGACTCCGTGATCGACCTGGGCGACAAGGTCGCGATGTGCCTGGCGGAAGCGTTCGCTTACGCCGAGGACGCGGCCGGGTTCAACGGGGACGGCACGGCAGCATACGGCGGGATCGTCGGCCTCGTCACGAAGATCTTGGCGTCGGCCGCGGCCCGCGCGCAAGCGGGGGTCGGGCGCAACACGGTGGCCACGCTCACGCTCGACGACTTCAACGCGGTGGTCGCGAAGTACCCGAACTACCCGAGCGCCCAACCGCGCTGGTTCATGCACAAGGCGTTCTGGGCGAACGCGGTCCAGCGCCTGCAACTCGCCGCGGGCGGGGCGCTCCCGAGCGACGTCGCGCGGGGCGGGGAAATGATGCTCCTCGGGTACCCGGTTACCTGGGTCAACGTGATGGCCGCGGCCCCGACCGCGACCCAGATCGGGGCCATCTTCGGTGACCTGCGCCTCAGCTCGAAGCTCGGGAACCGCCGGGGCCGGACCGTGGAAGTCGGGTTCGAGAACGACGACTTCACCAAGGGGCTGATGACGATCCTCGGCACCCAGCGCGTCGCGATCAACAACCACACGGTCACGGACCCGCGCAACACCGCCAACACCGGTCCGGTGGTCGGGCTGCAGCTCGCGGCGTAA
- a CDS encoding S49 family peptidase, whose product MKRSYPHVLAAFYGSPWAILPSKLQEIEAVLWRRVAGGTQPVEPVAFDDGDFEPSSQDKKPYKLQGAAAIIPVHGTITPRPSVFASWSGGASAEGIGRAVEQAAADPQAEAIVLDIDSPGGSVFGMPEVAAKILAARKQKPIYAVANHVAASAAYWIATQAHTIAVTPAGQVGSVGVVWAHTDVSAFDEKLGYKTTYVTAGTYKAEGAAEYPLSPEARDEMQRVVNEYYGMFLAAVAKGRGVKADRVERDFGQGRMRLAAEAVELKMADRVATLEQVVNEINATRTAKTRRKVAADLVANGLPTA is encoded by the coding sequence ATGAAGCGTAGCTATCCGCACGTGCTCGCCGCGTTCTACGGCTCACCGTGGGCCATCCTCCCCTCGAAGCTCCAAGAGATCGAGGCCGTGTTGTGGCGCCGGGTCGCGGGCGGCACGCAGCCCGTCGAGCCGGTCGCGTTCGATGACGGCGATTTCGAGCCGTCGAGCCAGGACAAGAAGCCGTACAAGTTGCAAGGCGCCGCGGCGATCATCCCGGTTCACGGGACCATCACCCCGCGCCCGAGCGTGTTCGCGTCGTGGTCCGGGGGCGCGAGCGCCGAGGGCATCGGGCGCGCCGTCGAGCAAGCCGCAGCCGATCCCCAGGCCGAGGCGATCGTGCTCGACATCGACAGCCCGGGTGGTTCGGTGTTCGGCATGCCGGAAGTCGCGGCAAAGATCCTCGCGGCGCGGAAGCAGAAGCCCATTTACGCGGTCGCGAACCACGTGGCGGCGTCCGCGGCGTACTGGATCGCGACCCAGGCCCACACGATCGCGGTCACCCCGGCCGGACAGGTGGGGAGTGTGGGCGTGGTGTGGGCGCACACCGACGTATCCGCGTTCGACGAGAAGCTCGGGTACAAAACGACCTACGTCACCGCGGGCACGTACAAGGCCGAGGGCGCGGCCGAGTACCCGCTTTCGCCCGAAGCGCGCGACGAGATGCAGCGCGTGGTGAACGAGTATTACGGCATGTTTCTCGCGGCGGTGGCGAAGGGGCGCGGGGTGAAGGCCGATCGGGTCGAGCGCGACTTCGGACAAGGGCGGATGCGGTTGGCGGCCGAGGCTGTCGAGCTGAAAATGGCGGACCGCGTGGCTACGCTCGAGCAGGTGGTGAACGAGATCAACGCGACCCGTACCGCCAAGACGCGGCGCAAGGTCGCGGCGGACCTGGTGGCGAACGGGTTGCCTACGGCTTGA
- a CDS encoding response regulator, translating into MVDTFSAGDRALSVLIVDDERDAADSLAELISLYGYSTRVAYNGFVAVELASEVRPDVVFTDLAMPWMDGFSLGLWIREQVPHAVLVAVTGLTGPEIEVECHEAGFNYLLAKPLDMNAMANVLRQASERRTCSCAWASVG; encoded by the coding sequence ATGGTCGATACGTTTTCTGCGGGCGACCGCGCGCTTTCCGTTCTGATTGTGGACGATGAGCGAGATGCAGCCGACAGTTTGGCAGAACTAATCTCCCTTTACGGGTACAGTACCCGTGTTGCGTACAACGGGTTCGTCGCGGTCGAGTTGGCATCCGAAGTGCGCCCGGACGTGGTCTTCACGGACCTGGCGATGCCGTGGATGGACGGGTTCAGTCTAGGGCTCTGGATTCGCGAGCAAGTCCCCCATGCAGTCCTCGTGGCGGTGACCGGGCTAACGGGACCCGAGATTGAGGTCGAATGCCACGAGGCCGGGTTCAACTACCTATTGGCCAAGCCACTGGACATGAACGCAATGGCGAACGTGCTGCGCCAAGCAAGCGAGAGGCGGACGTGTTCGTGCGCATGGGCTTCGGTCGGCTAA
- a CDS encoding head-tail connector protein, with protein MFGLVTITPPAVEPVSLARAKAHLRIDHDEEDDLITGWIRAARELSEQYTGKRWVTQTVRLTLPAWPTECTSDIAGAIRLPVEPVASVDALRYFDAAGTERTFDAGDYQTWLDHSPPLVCPAPDGYWPELKRGKVAPVTIEFTAGAPLQNVPAGVTVAMLLAIGNWDENRGDAGNAKALPPAAKAQLDLLWNGAYS; from the coding sequence GTGTTCGGACTCGTCACGATCACCCCGCCGGCCGTCGAACCCGTGTCCCTGGCACGGGCCAAGGCGCACCTGCGGATCGATCACGACGAGGAAGACGACCTCATTACGGGGTGGATCCGGGCGGCCCGAGAGCTGTCGGAGCAGTACACGGGCAAGCGCTGGGTCACCCAGACGGTGCGGCTCACCCTCCCGGCCTGGCCGACGGAATGCACGAGCGACATCGCGGGGGCGATCCGGCTCCCGGTCGAGCCGGTCGCGTCGGTGGACGCGCTCCGGTACTTCGACGCGGCCGGTACCGAGCGGACGTTCGACGCCGGGGACTATCAGACCTGGCTCGACCACAGCCCGCCCCTCGTGTGCCCGGCCCCGGATGGGTACTGGCCCGAGCTGAAGCGCGGCAAGGTCGCGCCGGTCACGATCGAGTTCACCGCGGGCGCCCCGCTCCAAAACGTCCCGGCGGGCGTGACGGTCGCGATGTTGCTCGCGATCGGGAATTGGGACGAGAACCGGGGCGACGCGGGTAACGCGAAGGCGCTTCCGCCGGCGGCCAAGGCACAGCTCGATTTACTCTGGAACGGAGCGTACTCATGA
- a CDS encoding response regulator yields the protein MCSSTPIAVLVVDDEALVRGVLGAMLTRLGYTPVLAGSGAEGVDILQARERGIAAAVLDVRMPVMDGPTTMDALRVLVPGLPCVFLSGEIGPYTSGELIARGASAVIGKPVAMGQLDRAVALALGDAGDRNRHS from the coding sequence ATGTGCAGTTCCACCCCCATAGCAGTTCTTGTTGTGGACGATGAAGCTTTAGTTCGTGGGGTGCTCGGCGCCATGCTCACACGGCTCGGGTATACCCCGGTCCTAGCGGGGAGCGGAGCGGAAGGCGTGGACATCCTGCAGGCAAGAGAGAGAGGGATTGCTGCGGCCGTGCTGGACGTGAGAATGCCGGTGATGGACGGCCCGACTACGATGGACGCGCTGCGTGTCCTAGTTCCTGGCCTACCGTGTGTGTTCCTGTCCGGTGAGATCGGCCCTTACACATCGGGTGAGCTGATTGCCCGGGGGGCCAGTGCGGTCATTGGCAAGCCGGTCGCAATGGGACAACTTGATCGTGCGGTCGCGCTGGCACTCGGGGATGCTGGTGACCGAAACCGGCATTCCTAG